One genomic segment of Flexivirga aerilata includes these proteins:
- a CDS encoding MFS transporter, with translation MTKTEPEPTATPAARPAIPREVWVMVCASFVIALGYGVVAPALPEFARSFDVGVTAASAVVSAFAVMRLVFAPTSGRLVRTLGEQPVYLLGLLIVALSTLAAAFSQNYWQLIVFRGVGGIGSVMFTVSAMGLIIRIAPPAIRGRVSGLYSSSFVLGSISGPLLGGALVGFGLRVPFVVYAVALLIAIAVVRWQLRGSPLAAIDTSPTVAAMPMRAALAIGAYRSAVLTAMIFGWVYAMRVSLVPLYFAIVLRQEPGVAGLALATYACGDVLAMFPSGRLSDRIGRRPLIVLGMTVLAAATAALALTESVPLAFAFTLVAGVGTGMVSPAQQAALADIMYGHGRGGPVLVTFQMCQDVGTVIGPVIGGFLAQQWGFPVAFGATAALAACAAVAWLVVRDTKAAAL, from the coding sequence ATGACCAAGACCGAGCCGGAGCCGACCGCAACGCCAGCGGCGCGGCCCGCCATACCCCGAGAGGTATGGGTCATGGTCTGCGCGAGCTTCGTGATCGCGCTCGGCTACGGGGTGGTGGCGCCGGCGTTACCGGAGTTCGCGCGGAGCTTCGACGTCGGCGTCACCGCCGCGTCCGCAGTGGTCTCGGCCTTCGCGGTGATGCGGCTGGTGTTCGCACCAACCAGCGGGCGACTGGTCCGCACGCTCGGCGAGCAGCCTGTCTATCTGCTCGGCCTGCTCATCGTCGCGCTGTCGACCCTGGCCGCCGCGTTCTCCCAAAACTATTGGCAGCTCATCGTTTTCCGCGGGGTCGGCGGCATCGGTTCGGTGATGTTCACCGTCTCCGCGATGGGGCTGATCATCCGCATCGCTCCCCCGGCGATTCGCGGCCGGGTGTCCGGCCTCTACTCCTCCAGCTTCGTGCTGGGCAGCATCAGCGGGCCGCTGCTCGGTGGTGCACTCGTCGGCTTCGGGCTGCGGGTGCCGTTCGTGGTCTACGCCGTCGCACTGCTGATCGCGATCGCCGTGGTCCGCTGGCAGCTGCGCGGCAGCCCACTCGCCGCGATCGACACGTCGCCGACGGTGGCCGCGATGCCGATGCGCGCGGCACTCGCGATCGGCGCCTACCGCTCGGCCGTGCTCACCGCGATGATCTTCGGCTGGGTCTACGCGATGCGCGTGTCGCTCGTGCCGCTCTACTTTGCCATCGTGCTGCGCCAGGAGCCGGGCGTCGCCGGGCTCGCTCTCGCCACTTACGCGTGCGGCGACGTGCTGGCGATGTTCCCCTCCGGACGGCTCTCCGACCGCATCGGCCGTCGTCCGCTGATCGTCCTCGGTATGACGGTGCTCGCCGCCGCCACCGCCGCCCTCGCGCTGACCGAGTCGGTGCCGCTCGCGTTCGCGTTCACCCTGGTCGCGGGCGTCGGCACCGGCATGGTGAGCCCCGCACAGCAAGCAGCGCTGGCCGACATCATGTACGGCCACGGACGCGGCGGCCCGGTGCTGGTCACCTTCCAGATGTGTCAGGACGTGGGCACGGTGATCGGACCCGTCATCGGCGGCTTCCTCGCCCAACAATGGGGATTCCCAGTCGCATTCGGTGCCACGGCGGCACTCGCGGCGTGCGCTGCTGTGGCCTGGCTGGTGGTTCGCGACACCAAGGCGGCGGCGCTGTGA
- a CDS encoding MFS transporter, producing the protein MTTTLTPSTTSPSPTVTSDTGWSSRTWLLLVVLCGALFLDGLDISMVGVALPSIKTALGMDPSSLQWIVSAYVLGYGGLLLLGGRASDLLGRRRVFLAAVLVFGVASVISAVISIEQLLIAMRFVKGIAAAFTVPAGLSIITTTFAEGRARNKAFSIYTVCGASGFSLGLVFGGLLTELSWRATLLFPGPIALALFAVGWRVLPRVAAERRFRMAEFDVFGAVASTLSVLILVYTVVRAPETGWASGQTLGLFAASAILAATFVAVELKHPHPLVRLGILRSLRLVHANISGFVMFGGYAAFQFLVTLYVQDSLGWSPIGMAMAFLPAGVLVVASATKIDRLLDRVNTTALVGAGLAAFLAAYALFLRVQPGMSYWNFLFPTIILLGVGFALTFPAINSQATEGVDSDEQGLASGLLNTFVQVGGAVMMAVVTAITAGGSGTIRPGALLPGMTTAVVVILGLTIAGFALTVWVLGATRNRRGTRTPQEAALPR; encoded by the coding sequence GTGACCACGACACTCACTCCATCCACCACGTCACCCTCACCCACCGTCACCTCGGACACCGGCTGGTCCAGCCGCACCTGGCTCCTGCTCGTCGTGCTGTGCGGCGCGCTCTTCCTGGACGGCCTCGACATCTCGATGGTCGGCGTCGCCCTCCCCTCGATCAAAACCGCTCTGGGCATGGACCCGTCGAGCCTGCAGTGGATCGTCTCGGCGTACGTGCTCGGCTACGGCGGTCTGCTCCTGCTCGGCGGCCGTGCCTCGGACCTGCTCGGCCGCCGCCGCGTGTTCCTCGCCGCAGTGCTCGTCTTCGGCGTCGCGTCCGTGATCAGCGCCGTCATCAGCATCGAACAGCTGCTGATCGCAATGCGATTCGTGAAGGGCATCGCCGCCGCCTTCACCGTCCCCGCGGGTCTGTCGATCATCACCACGACCTTCGCCGAGGGGCGTGCGCGCAACAAGGCGTTCTCGATCTACACCGTCTGTGGCGCGTCCGGCTTCTCCCTCGGACTGGTCTTCGGCGGCCTGCTCACCGAGCTGTCCTGGCGCGCGACGCTGCTCTTCCCCGGTCCGATCGCGCTGGCACTCTTCGCCGTCGGCTGGCGGGTGCTGCCGCGCGTCGCCGCCGAACGTCGTTTCCGGATGGCCGAATTCGACGTCTTCGGTGCCGTCGCGTCGACGTTGTCGGTGCTGATCCTCGTCTACACCGTCGTGCGCGCACCCGAGACCGGATGGGCCTCCGGGCAGACCCTCGGCCTGTTCGCGGCATCGGCGATCCTCGCGGCCACGTTCGTCGCGGTCGAGCTGAAGCACCCGCACCCGCTGGTGCGTCTCGGCATCCTGCGCTCGCTGCGCCTGGTGCACGCCAACATCTCCGGATTTGTGATGTTCGGTGGCTACGCGGCGTTCCAGTTCCTGGTGACCCTCTACGTGCAGGACTCGCTCGGCTGGAGCCCGATCGGGATGGCGATGGCCTTCCTGCCCGCCGGCGTTCTCGTCGTCGCATCCGCGACCAAGATCGACCGGTTGCTCGACCGGGTGAACACCACCGCGCTCGTCGGAGCCGGGCTGGCGGCATTCCTCGCGGCATACGCCCTGTTCCTGCGAGTGCAGCCCGGAATGAGCTACTGGAACTTCCTCTTCCCGACCATCATCCTGCTCGGCGTCGGCTTCGCGCTCACCTTCCCGGCGATCAACTCGCAAGCCACCGAAGGTGTCGACAGCGACGAACAAGGCCTGGCATCAGGCCTGCTCAACACGTTCGTGCAGGTCGGCGGCGCGGTGATGATGGCCGTCGTCACCGCGATCACGGCGGGCGGCAGCGGCACGATCCGGCCTGGCGCCCTGCTGCCCGGCATGACGACCGCGGTGGTCGTCATCCTCGGGCTGACGATCGCCGGATTCGCCCTCACCGTCTGGGTGCTCGGCGCCACCCGCAACCGGCGCGGGACCCGCACCCCGCAGGAGGCTGCACTGCCGCGATAA
- a CDS encoding MarR family winged helix-turn-helix transcriptional regulator, whose translation MSSARTDDELAAHWHRLMRDYARLTCALDRALQGECGISSSEFDVLEQLATADECSVRMADLADHVHLSQSALSRLVTRLERDGLAERATCTADRRSIFVAATAKGTAKYDEARPVQREVLRTETAKCSPDSGVCAG comes from the coding sequence ATGAGTAGTGCCCGCACGGATGACGAATTGGCCGCCCACTGGCATCGGCTGATGCGGGACTATGCGCGACTGACCTGCGCGCTCGATCGTGCCTTGCAGGGCGAATGTGGCATCAGCTCAAGCGAATTCGACGTGTTGGAGCAGCTGGCGACCGCCGACGAATGCAGCGTCCGGATGGCTGACCTTGCCGATCACGTGCACCTGTCGCAGTCGGCGCTGTCGCGGCTGGTGACCCGTCTCGAGCGGGACGGACTCGCGGAGCGGGCGACGTGCACCGCCGACCGGCGGTCGATCTTCGTCGCCGCGACGGCGAAGGGCACCGCGAAGTATGACGAGGCACGTCCCGTGCAGCGCGAGGTGCTGCGCACGGAGACCGCCAAGTGCTCGCCCGACTCAGGTGTCTGCGCCGGCTGA
- a CDS encoding FAD-dependent oxidoreductase has translation MSQADTTFDVAVIGLGPGGEYLAGELATRGLRVLALDERLVGGECPYYGCIPSKMMLRAADSLSEARRTAQLAGSVGTVEPDWSIVARRIRDEATDDWDDQVAVDRLTGKGATVVKAHGRIEGPGRVSAGGTTYDIERAIVLNTGTAPAVPPIDGLADVAFWTNRDFMRLEELPASLIVLGGGAIGCEMAQVAARFGVQTTIVEGSPRLSGRDEPEVSDQLAQVFAEDGIDVKLGAAVQSVRGDDESVTVTLDDGTEVTAERILVATGRSLNIRDVGLDSVGVTADRSVPVDDRCRVTDGVWAIGDITGHGQFTHVSMYEAAIALRDIAGEDGPPADYRALPHVTFTEPEIAGVGMTEADARKALSRVAVGSTPVPETTRGWIDEFANQGFIKVVADAERGVLVGATVMGPHAGEVIGWLAVAVHGEVPIDKLRSMIYAYPTIHRGIEVALAGITEDREA, from the coding sequence GTGAGCCAGGCAGACACCACGTTCGACGTCGCCGTGATCGGACTGGGCCCGGGCGGTGAATACCTCGCGGGCGAGCTCGCGACCCGTGGACTGCGCGTGCTCGCCCTCGACGAACGCCTGGTCGGCGGCGAATGTCCCTACTACGGCTGCATTCCGTCCAAGATGATGCTCCGAGCCGCCGACTCACTCTCCGAGGCCCGGCGCACCGCGCAACTGGCCGGGTCGGTCGGCACCGTGGAGCCGGACTGGTCGATCGTGGCGCGCCGCATCCGTGACGAGGCGACGGACGACTGGGACGACCAGGTGGCCGTCGACCGGCTCACCGGGAAGGGCGCGACGGTCGTCAAGGCGCACGGCCGGATCGAGGGGCCGGGCAGAGTGTCCGCAGGAGGCACCACCTACGACATCGAGCGCGCGATCGTGCTCAACACCGGCACAGCGCCGGCCGTGCCGCCGATCGACGGACTCGCCGACGTCGCGTTCTGGACCAACCGTGACTTCATGCGTCTCGAGGAGCTGCCGGCGTCGCTCATCGTGCTCGGTGGAGGTGCCATCGGCTGCGAAATGGCTCAAGTCGCAGCACGTTTCGGCGTGCAGACGACCATCGTGGAGGGTTCACCGCGCCTCAGCGGGCGGGACGAGCCAGAGGTGTCCGACCAGCTCGCGCAGGTCTTCGCCGAGGACGGCATCGACGTGAAGCTCGGGGCGGCGGTCCAGTCGGTCCGTGGTGACGACGAGTCGGTCACGGTGACTCTCGACGACGGCACCGAGGTCACCGCCGAGCGCATCCTGGTGGCCACCGGGCGGAGTCTCAACATCAGGGACGTCGGCCTGGACTCGGTCGGAGTGACCGCCGACCGATCGGTCCCGGTGGACGACCGCTGCCGGGTCACCGACGGCGTGTGGGCCATCGGTGACATCACCGGACACGGACAGTTCACCCACGTGTCGATGTACGAGGCGGCGATCGCTCTGCGCGACATCGCCGGCGAGGACGGACCACCGGCCGACTATCGCGCACTCCCCCACGTCACCTTCACCGAGCCGGAGATCGCCGGTGTCGGTATGACGGAGGCCGACGCGCGAAAAGCGTTGTCACGCGTGGCAGTCGGGTCGACCCCGGTGCCGGAGACGACCCGCGGCTGGATCGACGAGTTCGCCAACCAGGGCTTCATCAAGGTCGTGGCGGATGCCGAACGCGGCGTGCTGGTCGGCGCGACCGTCATGGGGCCGCACGCCGGCGAGGTGATCGGCTGGCTCGCCGTCGCCGTGCACGGCGAGGTGCCGATCGACAAGCTGCGCTCGATGATCTACGCCTACCCGACGATCCACCGCGGCATCGAGGTCGCCCTCGCCGGCATCACCGAGGACCGAGAAGCCTGA
- a CDS encoding methyltransferase domain-containing protein, with protein MHCDYFDAEACRSCTLMGRPYDAQVADLQASVAAQLHDVVATDHWLTPFCGPESHFRNKAKLVVGGTRTSPTFGILDEAGRGVDLRECGLYEPGLHETIGRLTEFVAELGLTPYDVPRRSGELKHLLITHSPAGESMIRFVLRSPGQLPRLERALPELIDAVPGARVVTANLLPEHKVVLEGDTEIVLTEQQSLPMPVNDLTLHLRPASFFQTNTLVAGGLYRQAREWTRDISPGTVTDLFCGVGGFALHAAGTPADHPAEVLGIESSAEAVESARLSAAELTDRNPLGNIDFRVGDAHRQIMSGGAASHLVIVNPPRRGIGSLAPELERSAVPHVIYSSCNATSLAKDLAAMPSYRVRQARLFDMFPQTRHHEVLVRLERNAA; from the coding sequence GTGCACTGCGACTACTTCGACGCCGAGGCGTGCCGATCGTGCACCCTCATGGGCCGGCCGTATGACGCACAGGTCGCCGACCTCCAGGCGTCGGTAGCCGCTCAGCTGCACGACGTCGTCGCCACCGACCACTGGCTGACCCCCTTCTGCGGTCCCGAGTCGCACTTCCGCAACAAGGCCAAGCTGGTGGTCGGTGGCACCCGCACGTCACCGACCTTCGGCATCCTCGACGAAGCCGGCCGCGGCGTCGATCTGCGTGAGTGCGGCCTCTACGAGCCCGGACTGCACGAGACCATCGGCCGGCTCACCGAGTTCGTCGCCGAGCTGGGGCTCACGCCATACGACGTGCCGCGACGCAGCGGAGAGCTGAAACACCTTCTGATCACGCACTCCCCGGCCGGTGAGTCGATGATCCGCTTCGTGCTCCGGTCGCCCGGGCAGCTCCCGAGACTCGAGCGCGCCCTGCCGGAGCTGATCGACGCGGTGCCGGGGGCGCGGGTCGTCACCGCCAACCTGCTGCCCGAGCACAAGGTGGTGCTGGAGGGTGACACCGAGATCGTGCTCACCGAGCAGCAAAGCCTCCCGATGCCGGTCAACGACCTCACCCTGCACCTGCGCCCGGCGAGCTTCTTCCAGACCAACACCCTCGTCGCCGGCGGACTCTACCGGCAGGCCCGGGAGTGGACGCGCGACATCTCCCCCGGCACGGTCACCGACCTCTTTTGCGGAGTCGGCGGCTTCGCCCTGCACGCGGCCGGCACGCCGGCGGACCATCCCGCCGAGGTGCTCGGCATCGAATCGTCGGCGGAGGCCGTCGAGTCGGCCCGGCTGAGCGCCGCGGAGCTGACCGACCGAAACCCTCTGGGAAACATCGATTTCCGCGTCGGCGATGCACACCGACAGATCATGTCCGGCGGCGCAGCGAGCCACCTGGTCATCGTCAACCCTCCGCGGCGCGGGATCGGAAGCCTCGCCCCGGAACTCGAGCGCTCCGCGGTGCCGCACGTGATCTATTCCAGCTGCAACGCCACCTCGCTCGCCAAGGACCTGGCCGCGATGCCGTCATACCGGGTGCGGCAGGCGCGACTGTTCGACATGTTTCCCCAGACCCGGCACCACGAGGTGCTCGTCCGGCTCGAACGCAACGCAGCCTGA
- a CDS encoding M1 family metallopeptidase → MRTRIVVGALAATTALALGASGSAQAAGAIGAPGAGDPYYPMDGNGGYDVQHYDVGVNFTPATKMLYGDTTVRATTTQKLTQFNLDLYGLQVDSVTVNGKKASWTRSGVHELVVSPAVPLGKKQQLNVRVKYHGVPIESSGLDDNSGWHTSVTGGAFAANEPHSAAGWYPVNDTTRDKATFTLKATVPSEYSVISNGIEQPARKAGANTTYTWVEKDPIIGYLTTIAVDKFTYLKQKRKDGTPLVSAFAPGAESKMADEKRLPEVLDLLERYFGPYPQSAGGGIFVADRIGFSLETQTRPIYAAWADLDTIVHEQGHQWWGDTMSVDTWRDVCMNECFASYGTWLWAQDKNGENLDAEYSQEMAGYADSQRFWSNPLWDMGAGREFSNSYTRGPLFLQALRRYIGDAAFFTVLRTYTQLHKGGNTSMQEFERYVGKVAKKDVTEFFQAWVYGRTKPADKYIWFGPFQRPATKQAAAAAPLFAPDKR, encoded by the coding sequence ATGCGAACACGAATCGTCGTCGGCGCTCTCGCCGCCACCACCGCTCTGGCCCTGGGGGCGTCCGGCAGTGCGCAGGCCGCGGGTGCGATCGGCGCACCCGGAGCGGGAGACCCGTACTACCCGATGGACGGCAACGGCGGTTACGACGTGCAGCACTACGACGTCGGCGTCAACTTCACCCCCGCCACCAAGATGCTGTATGGCGACACGACCGTGCGGGCGACGACGACGCAGAAGCTGACGCAGTTCAACCTCGATCTCTACGGTTTGCAGGTCGATTCGGTGACGGTCAACGGCAAGAAGGCGTCATGGACGCGCTCCGGCGTCCACGAACTCGTCGTCTCACCGGCCGTTCCGCTCGGCAAGAAACAGCAACTCAACGTGCGGGTGAAGTATCACGGCGTGCCGATCGAGAGCTCCGGGCTGGACGACAACTCCGGCTGGCACACCTCGGTGACCGGCGGGGCGTTCGCCGCCAACGAACCGCACTCGGCGGCCGGCTGGTATCCGGTCAACGACACCACCCGGGACAAGGCGACCTTCACGCTCAAGGCGACGGTGCCGAGCGAGTACAGCGTGATCAGCAACGGCATCGAGCAGCCGGCCAGGAAGGCCGGCGCCAACACCACCTACACCTGGGTCGAGAAGGACCCGATCATCGGCTACCTGACGACCATCGCGGTGGACAAGTTCACCTACCTCAAGCAGAAGCGCAAGGACGGCACCCCGCTGGTGTCCGCCTTCGCGCCGGGCGCGGAGAGCAAGATGGCCGACGAGAAGCGGCTGCCCGAGGTGCTGGACCTGCTGGAGCGCTATTTCGGGCCCTACCCGCAGTCCGCCGGTGGCGGCATCTTCGTCGCCGACCGGATCGGCTTCTCGCTCGAGACGCAGACCCGCCCGATCTACGCGGCATGGGCCGATCTCGACACGATCGTGCACGAGCAGGGGCACCAGTGGTGGGGCGACACGATGTCGGTCGACACCTGGCGCGACGTCTGCATGAACGAGTGCTTCGCGTCATACGGCACGTGGCTGTGGGCTCAGGACAAGAACGGCGAGAACCTCGACGCCGAATACTCCCAGGAGATGGCCGGCTACGCGGACAGTCAACGGTTCTGGTCAAATCCGTTGTGGGACATGGGCGCCGGTCGTGAGTTCAGCAACTCCTACACCCGCGGGCCGCTCTTCCTGCAGGCGCTTCGCCGCTACATCGGCGATGCCGCGTTCTTCACTGTGCTGCGCACCTACACCCAGCTGCACAAGGGCGGCAACACCTCCATGCAGGAGTTCGAGCGGTATGTCGGCAAGGTCGCGAAGAAGGACGTGACCGAGTTCTTCCAGGCGTGGGTCTACGGACGCACCAAGCCCGCCGACAAGTACATCTGGTTCGGACCGTTCCAGCGCCCGGCCACCAAGCAGGCCGCAGCGGCGGCGCCGCTGTTCGCGCCCGACAAGCGGTAG
- a CDS encoding excinuclease ABC subunit UvrA, producing MHGARENNLKDVDVELPKRRLTVFTGVSGSGKSSLVFGTIAAESQRLINETYSAFVQGFMPTLARPDVDVLSGLTTAIIVDQERMGSDPRSTVGTATDALAMLRILFSRLGKPYIGSSRAFSFNIASISGAGAVTVEKAGRTVKERREFSIQGGMCPRCEGRGSVTDFDLTALYDENLSLNDGALKIPGYSMDGWQGRILRGCGFFDPDKPIKKFTKRELDGLLHKEPTKIKVDGINLTYEGLIPKIQKSMLSKDRESMQPHIRAFVDKAITFTTCPECDGTRLNAEARSSKIKGINIADAAAMQISDLAEWVRALDDSSVAPLLEALRETLDSFVQVGLGYLSLDRPSGTLSGGEAQRTKMIRHLGSSLTDVTYVFDEPTIGLHPHDIQRMNELLIQLRDKGNTVLVVEHKPEAIAIADHVVDLGPGAGGDGGRVVFEGTVDGLRASDTLTGRHLDDRSALKDAVREPTGALEVRGADAHNLRSVDVDIPLGVLCVITGVAGSGKSSLINGSVSSQDGVVTIDQSAIRGSRRSNPATYTGILEPIRKAFAKANGVKPALFSANSEGACPNCKGAGVVYTDLAMMAGVATPCEVCEGKRFQPAVLDYTFGGKDISQVLAMSAEEAERFLGEGDGRLPAAHKIAERLVDVGLGYVTLGQPLTTLSGGERQRLKLASQLGDKGDIYVLDEPTTGLHLADVEQLLSLLDRLVDSGKSVIVIEHHQAVMAHADWIVDLGPGAGHDGGQVVFEGTPAELVAQAKTLTGQHLSSYVKK from the coding sequence GTGCACGGTGCCCGGGAGAACAACCTGAAGGACGTCGACGTCGAACTGCCCAAGCGCCGGCTGACGGTCTTCACGGGGGTTTCGGGCTCCGGCAAGAGCTCCTTGGTGTTCGGCACGATCGCCGCCGAGTCGCAGCGACTGATCAACGAGACCTACAGCGCGTTCGTCCAGGGCTTCATGCCGACGCTCGCCCGGCCGGACGTCGACGTACTCTCCGGTCTGACGACGGCGATCATCGTCGACCAGGAGCGCATGGGATCCGACCCACGATCGACCGTCGGCACCGCCACCGACGCGTTGGCGATGCTGCGAATCCTCTTCTCCCGATTGGGAAAGCCCTACATCGGGTCCTCGCGTGCCTTCTCGTTCAACATCGCGTCGATCAGCGGCGCCGGTGCGGTGACCGTCGAGAAGGCCGGCCGCACGGTCAAGGAGCGACGCGAGTTCAGCATCCAGGGCGGCATGTGTCCGCGCTGCGAGGGGCGCGGCAGCGTGACCGACTTCGACCTGACGGCGCTGTATGACGAGAACCTCTCGCTCAACGACGGTGCGCTGAAGATCCCGGGTTACAGCATGGACGGCTGGCAGGGACGCATCCTGCGCGGCTGCGGATTCTTCGATCCCGACAAGCCGATCAAGAAGTTCACCAAGCGGGAGCTCGACGGCCTGCTGCACAAGGAGCCGACGAAGATCAAGGTCGACGGCATCAACCTCACCTATGAGGGTCTGATCCCCAAGATCCAGAAGTCGATGCTCAGCAAGGACCGCGAGTCGATGCAGCCGCACATTCGCGCATTCGTCGACAAGGCAATCACGTTCACCACTTGCCCCGAGTGCGACGGCACGCGCCTCAACGCAGAAGCGCGGTCCTCGAAGATCAAGGGCATCAACATCGCCGACGCCGCGGCGATGCAGATCAGCGACCTTGCCGAGTGGGTGCGAGCACTCGACGACTCGTCGGTGGCGCCGCTGCTCGAGGCGCTGCGTGAGACGCTCGACTCGTTCGTGCAGGTGGGCCTCGGTTACCTGAGCCTGGACCGGCCGTCGGGCACGTTGTCCGGGGGAGAGGCACAGCGCACCAAGATGATCCGGCATCTCGGGTCATCGCTCACCGACGTCACCTATGTCTTCGACGAGCCGACCATCGGGCTCCATCCGCATGACATCCAGCGGATGAACGAGCTGCTGATCCAATTGCGGGACAAGGGAAACACGGTGCTGGTCGTCGAGCACAAGCCCGAGGCGATCGCGATCGCCGATCATGTCGTGGACCTCGGGCCGGGTGCGGGCGGTGACGGTGGCCGGGTGGTCTTCGAGGGCACGGTCGACGGTCTGCGCGCGAGCGACACCCTGACCGGCCGGCACCTCGACGACCGGTCGGCTCTCAAGGACGCGGTGCGCGAGCCGACCGGTGCGCTCGAGGTGCGTGGCGCCGATGCGCACAATCTGCGCTCGGTGGACGTCGACATCCCGCTCGGGGTGCTGTGCGTGATCACCGGTGTGGCCGGGTCCGGCAAGAGTTCGCTGATCAACGGATCGGTGTCGTCGCAGGACGGCGTGGTGACGATCGACCAGTCGGCGATCCGCGGGTCGCGGCGCAGCAATCCCGCGACCTACACCGGGATCCTCGAGCCGATCCGGAAGGCCTTCGCGAAGGCAAATGGCGTGAAACCCGCACTGTTCAGTGCAAACTCGGAAGGAGCGTGCCCCAACTGCAAGGGGGCAGGCGTCGTCTACACCGACCTGGCGATGATGGCCGGCGTCGCGACGCCGTGTGAGGTGTGCGAGGGCAAACGGTTCCAGCCCGCGGTGCTCGACTACACCTTCGGCGGCAAGGACATCAGCCAGGTGCTCGCCATGTCGGCGGAGGAGGCGGAGCGCTTCCTGGGTGAGGGCGACGGCCGACTGCCGGCAGCGCACAAGATCGCGGAGCGCCTGGTCGACGTCGGGCTCGGCTATGTCACCCTCGGTCAGCCGCTGACCACTCTGTCCGGCGGAGAGCGGCAGCGCCTGAAGCTCGCCAGCCAGCTTGGTGACAAGGGCGACATCTACGTGCTCGACGAGCCGACCACCGGCCTGCACCTCGCCGATGTCGAGCAGCTGTTGAGTCTGCTCGACCGCCTGGTGGACTCGGGCAAGTCGGTCATCGTCATCGAGCACCACCAGGCGGTGATGGCTCATGCCGACTGGATCGTCGATCTCGGACCCGGGGCGGGCCATGACGGTGGTCAGGTGGTGTTCGAGGGCACTCCGGCGGAACTCGTCGCGCAGGCGAAAACCCTGACCGGACAGCATCTTTCGTCATACGTGAAGAAGTAG
- a CDS encoding NAD(P)-binding domain-containing protein: MTEVLDALVIGAGQAGLSASHHLKRLGIDHVVLDADAGPGGAWQHRWDSLTMLDVHGVADLPDAPAPGGSADRANVVIPSWFAEYEQHQRLPVVRPVQVDAVRNDPDDPALLRISSADRVWRSRTLVNATGTWSRPFIPRYPGQASFAGEQWHTADYPGREHLAGRRVVVVGGGASAIQFLGELAPVADTIWVTRRPPVWRTEGFSPEAGLDAVTAVAERVTQGLPPASVVSVTGLALRPQEAEAARLGAYERRPMFERIEPDGIRWADGRFEEVDVILWATGFRPAVAHLAPLHLRSPRGGISLEMPAHGGPQAATTAALDARVQLVGYGPSASTIGGNRAGRAAATAVRRYLRGARDESAGLIA; encoded by the coding sequence GTGACGGAAGTTCTCGACGCGCTGGTCATCGGTGCCGGCCAGGCGGGGCTGTCCGCGTCCCACCATCTCAAGCGGCTCGGCATCGACCACGTCGTGCTCGACGCCGATGCTGGCCCCGGAGGGGCGTGGCAGCACCGGTGGGACTCGTTGACGATGCTGGACGTGCACGGCGTCGCCGACCTGCCGGACGCGCCGGCGCCGGGTGGCTCCGCGGACCGCGCCAACGTCGTCATACCGTCGTGGTTTGCCGAATACGAGCAGCACCAACGCCTTCCGGTGGTTCGGCCGGTGCAGGTCGACGCTGTGCGCAACGATCCCGACGACCCCGCACTCCTGCGGATCAGCTCCGCTGATCGGGTATGGCGCAGCCGCACGCTCGTCAACGCGACCGGCACCTGGAGCCGGCCCTTCATCCCCCGCTACCCCGGCCAGGCGTCCTTCGCCGGGGAGCAGTGGCACACCGCCGACTACCCGGGCCGGGAGCATCTCGCGGGGCGACGCGTCGTCGTGGTCGGCGGTGGGGCCTCCGCCATACAGTTCCTGGGCGAGCTCGCGCCGGTCGCCGACACGATCTGGGTGACCCGTCGCCCGCCGGTGTGGCGCACCGAGGGCTTCTCACCGGAAGCAGGACTCGACGCCGTCACGGCTGTCGCGGAGCGAGTGACGCAGGGACTCCCGCCGGCAAGTGTCGTCAGCGTGACGGGCCTTGCCCTCCGTCCGCAGGAAGCAGAGGCGGCTCGTCTCGGTGCATATGAGCGGCGCCCGATGTTCGAACGCATCGAGCCGGACGGAATCCGTTGGGCCGATGGACGATTCGAGGAAGTGGACGTCATCCTGTGGGCCACTGGCTTCCGGCCGGCTGTCGCACATCTCGCACCCCTGCACCTGCGTTCGCCGCGCGGTGGCATCTCCCTGGAGATGCCGGCACACGGTGGACCGCAGGCCGCCACGACGGCCGCACTCGACGCGCGTGTCCAGCTGGTCGGCTACGGCCCGTCGGCGAGCACGATCGGCGGCAATCGCGCCGGCCGCGCCGCCGCGACCGCGGTGCGGCGTTACCTGCGCGGTGCGCGGGACGAGTCGGCCGGGCTGATCGCCTGA